Proteins encoded together in one Rhipicephalus sanguineus isolate Rsan-2018 chromosome 9, BIME_Rsan_1.4, whole genome shotgun sequence window:
- the LOC119404911 gene encoding uncharacterized protein LOC119404911, giving the protein MFSLARSALDRVRDVAAPLTDNALTRTVASAPGAILDATRSVVSPVAGAVAGLPSTAVSTAVAAPKFVFHAVRNTTTAIGTGIKGTASALNPFGFFHKLTRGAVVGIGVAVGLIVFIILLCCLVALWRCVRRNDKRESQGLLYQMPFRKGGPVPYYTMYQVQEPEK; this is encoded by the exons ATGTTTTCGTTAGCGAGAAGCGCTCTGGACAGAGTGAGGGACGTGGCAGCACCTCTGACGGATAATGCGCTCACTCGCACCGTTGCCTCGGCACCAGGGGCCATTCTCGATGCGACCAGGAGCGTCGTGTCTCCAGTTGCCGGAGCGGTCGCCG GTCTCCCGTCAACGGCCGTGTCGACGGCCGTGGCAGCTCCGAAATTCGTGTTCCATGCTGTGAGGAACACAACCACAGCGATTGGCACCGGTATAAAAG GTACAGCGAGTGCGCTCAACCCTTTCGGATTCTTCCACAAGCTGACCAGAGGCGCAGTCGTAGGGATCGGAGTGGCCGTCGGTCTGATCGTTTTCATCATCCTGCTATGTTGCCTGGTGGCTCTTTGGAGATGCGTCAGGAGAAACGACAAGAGG GAGTCTCAAGGCCTGCTGTACCAAATGCCGTTCAGAAAAGGTGGCCCTGTACCGTACTACACGATGTACCAAGTTCAAGAGCCAGAGAAGTAG